Proteins encoded in a region of the Flammeovirga yaeyamensis genome:
- the trpS gene encoding tryptophan--tRNA ligase codes for MARILTGVQSSGRQHLGNVLGAIEPAIELSKSNDNDALFFIADLHSMTTIKDAETRKQNVYATAAAWLALGFDTQKNIFYRQSKIPEVCELTWYLSCLTPYPMLANAHSFKDKSDKLSDVNAGLFTYPVLMACDIILYDAEKVPVGKDQKQHLEITRDLTSAFNRQYGETFVVPEAVINEELMTIPGTDGSKMSKSYGNVIDIFLPKKQLKKQVMGIQTDSTPLEEPKNPDTCNVFALYKLMASEEQIAEMRANYEGGNYGYGHAKTALLNLILERYETAREKFDYYMTNLDELEKELSVGEEKARVIANKKLAEIRQKVGY; via the coding sequence ATGGCAAGAATTCTAACAGGAGTACAAAGTTCTGGCAGACAACATTTAGGAAACGTTCTAGGTGCAATTGAACCTGCTATCGAGCTATCAAAATCTAATGATAACGATGCATTATTCTTTATCGCGGATCTTCATTCAATGACAACCATTAAGGATGCAGAAACGAGAAAACAAAATGTATATGCAACTGCAGCTGCATGGCTGGCTTTAGGTTTTGACACTCAAAAGAACATTTTTTATCGTCAATCTAAAATTCCTGAAGTATGTGAGTTGACTTGGTACTTAAGTTGTTTGACTCCCTACCCTATGTTGGCTAATGCACATTCATTCAAGGATAAATCAGATAAATTAAGCGATGTAAATGCAGGATTATTCACTTACCCTGTGCTTATGGCTTGTGATATCATTCTTTATGATGCTGAGAAAGTGCCAGTCGGTAAGGATCAAAAGCAGCATTTAGAGATTACTAGAGATTTAACTTCAGCTTTCAACCGTCAGTATGGAGAAACTTTTGTAGTACCAGAAGCCGTTATTAACGAAGAATTAATGACTATCCCAGGTACAGATGGAAGTAAAATGAGTAAATCTTATGGTAACGTTATTGATATTTTCTTACCAAAGAAGCAATTGAAAAAACAAGTAATGGGTATCCAAACAGATTCTACTCCTTTGGAAGAACCTAAAAATCCAGATACTTGTAATGTATTCGCTTTATATAAATTGATGGCTTCTGAAGAGCAAATTGCTGAAATGAGAGCCAACTACGAGGGTGGAAACTATGGATATGGTCATGCTAAAACTGCATTATTAAATTTAATTCTAGAACGTTATGAAACAGCTAGAGAGAAATTTGATTACTATATGACCAATCTTGATGAGTTAGAAAAAGAATTAAGTGTTGGCGAGGAAAAAGCTAGAGTTATTGCTAACAAGAAATTAGCTGAAATCCGTCAAAAAGTTGGTTACTAA
- a CDS encoding gamma carbonic anhydrase family protein, which produces MALIRKVKGIEPQIGENTFLAENCTVVGDVTMGKDCSVWFSAVVRGDVNKITIGDKCNIQDGAVIHATYKTSATTLGNNVSVGHNALVHGCTIHDNVLVGMGAIVMDDAVVEENVLIAAGAVVLQNSRLESGYLYGGIPAKKIKPLDDKLKAVFERTANNYVMYSSWFEDEE; this is translated from the coding sequence ATGGCTTTAATTAGAAAGGTAAAAGGAATCGAACCACAAATAGGAGAGAATACATTCTTAGCAGAAAATTGTACTGTAGTTGGAGATGTTACAATGGGCAAGGACTGTAGTGTTTGGTTTAGTGCAGTTGTTCGAGGAGACGTAAATAAGATTACAATTGGTGATAAATGTAATATTCAGGATGGTGCGGTTATCCATGCTACATATAAAACATCAGCAACTACATTAGGTAATAATGTATCGGTTGGACACAATGCTTTAGTTCATGGATGTACAATTCATGATAACGTTTTAGTGGGTATGGGTGCAATTGTAATGGACGATGCAGTGGTCGAAGAAAATGTTTTGATTGCAGCAGGAGCCGTAGTATTGCAAAATTCTAGATTAGAGTCAGGTTATTTATATGGAGGTATTCCAGCGAAAAAAATCAAGCCACTTGATGATAAATTAAAGGCTGTATTCGAAAGAACAGCTAATAATTATGTAATGTATAGTAGTTGGTTTGAGGATGAAGAATAA
- a CDS encoding 4Fe-4S binding protein, with product MAIIITDECINCGACEPECPNTAIYEGGVEWTWGDGTSLTSIEMEDGSSIDGSEDQEPVSDEFYYIVPDKCTECIGFHEEPQCAAVCPVDCCVDDPDYRETEEELTAKKEWLHDE from the coding sequence ATGGCGATCATTATCACCGACGAATGTATTAATTGTGGAGCTTGTGAACCAGAATGCCCGAACACAGCCATCTATGAAGGTGGTGTTGAATGGACATGGGGTGATGGCACTTCTTTAACTTCAATCGAAATGGAAGATGGAAGTTCTATCGATGGATCTGAAGATCAAGAACCTGTTTCTGATGAGTTCTACTACATTGTTCCAGATAAATGTACGGAATGTATTGGTTTCCATGAAGAACCACAATGTGCTGCTGTTTGTCCTGTTGATTGTTGTGTAGACGATCCTGATTACAGAGAAACAGAAGAAGAGCTTACAGCAAAGAAAGAATGGTTACACGACGAGTAA